In Neofelis nebulosa isolate mNeoNeb1 chromosome 7, mNeoNeb1.pri, whole genome shotgun sequence, the following proteins share a genomic window:
- the RPL4 gene encoding large ribosomal subunit protein uL4 yields MACARPLISVYSEKGESSGKNVTLPAVFKAPIRPDIVNFVHTNLRKNNRQPYAVSELAGHQTSAESWGTGRAVARIPRVRGGGTHRSGQGAFGNMCRGGRMFAPTKTWRRWHRRVNTTQKRYAICSALAASALPALVMSKGHRIEEVPELPLVVEDKVEGYKKTKEAVLLLKKLKAWNDIKKVYASQRMRAGKGKMRNRRRIQRRGPCIIYNEDNGIIKAFRNIPGITLLNVSKLNILKLAPGGHVGRFCIWTESAFRKLDDLYGTWRKAASLKSNYNLPMHKMLNTDLSRILKSPEIQRALRAPRKKIHRRVLKKNPLKNLRIMLKLNPYAKTMRRNTILRQAKNHKLRMDKAAAALEAKSEEKGVPGKKPVVGKKGKKAVGVKKQKKPLAGKKPAATKKPVAEKKPAEKKPTTEEKKPA; encoded by the exons ATG gCGTGTGCTCGTCCATTGATATCCGTGTACTCCGAAAAGGGGGAGTCATCTGGCAAAAATGTTACCCTGCCTGCTGTATTCAAGGCTCCCATTCGACCAGATATCGTGAACTTTGTTCACACCAACTTGCGCAAAAACAATAGACAGCCATATGCTGTCAGTGAATTAGCAG GTCATCAAACCAGTGCTGAGTCTTGGGGTACTGGCAGAGCCGTGGCTCGAATTCCCAGAGTTCGAGGTGGTGGAACTCACCGTTCTGGCCAGGGTGCTTTTGGAAAT ATGTGTCGTGGGGGCCGCATGTTCGCACCAACCAAAACCTGGCGCCGTTGGCACCGCAGAGTGAACACAACACAGAAGCGATATGCCATCTGCTCTGCCCTGGCTGCCTCAGCCTTACCAGCACTGGTCATGTCTAAAG GTCATCGTATTGAGGAAGTTCCGGAACTTCCTTTGGTGGTTGAAGATAAAGTTGAAGGCTACAAGAAGACCAAGGAGGCTGTTTTGCTTCTTAAGAAACTTAAAGCCTGGAATGATATCAAAAAG GTCTATGCCTCTCAACGAATGAGAGCTGGCAAGGGGAAAATGAGAAACCGTCGTCGTATCCAGCGCAGGGGACCCTGCATCATCTATAATGAGGACAATGGTATCATCAAGGCCTTCAGAAACATCCCCG gaaTTACTTTGCTTAATGTAAGCAAACTGAACATTTTGAAACTTGCTCCTGGTGGGCATGTGGGACGTTTCTGCATCTGGACTGAAAGTGCTTTCCGCAAGTTGGATGATCTGTATGGCACTTGGCGTAAGGCTGCCTCCCTCAAGAGTAACTACAA ccttcCCATGCATAAGATGCTTAATACAGACCTTAGCAGAATCTTGAAGAGCCCTGAGATCCAGAGAGCCCTCCGAGCACCACG CAAGAAGATTCATCGCAGAGTCCTCAAGAAGAATCCACTGAAAAACCTGAGAATCATGTTGAAGCTGAACCCGTATGCAAAGACAATGCGCCGGAACACCATTCTTCGCCAGGCCAAGAAT CACAAACTCCGGATGGATAAGGCTGCAGCAGCCTTAGAAGCCAAATCCGAGGAGAAGGGTGTTCCAGGCAAGAAGCCTGTggtagggaagaaaggaaagaaggctgTCGGTGTTAAGAAGCAGAAAAAACCCTTGGCAGGAAAAAAGCCTGCAGCGACCAAGAAACCAGTAGCTGAGAAGAAGCCTGCAGAGAAGAAACCCACCACGGAAGAAAAGAAACCTGCATAA